From Quercus lobata isolate SW786 chromosome 1, ValleyOak3.0 Primary Assembly, whole genome shotgun sequence, one genomic window encodes:
- the LOC115994500 gene encoding putative disease resistance protein RGA3, translating into MADAILYGVVQTIIESLGSSTLNQIGSIWGVNAELEKMKKTISTIQAVLEDAEEQQVNNHQVKDWLMKLRDAVFDADDLLSEFSTHVLQQKVMDGDKIVKKVRTFFSSSNPVVFSLGMSCKLKAMRERFNDISNDKDQFQLKLETRVVSRGRDQTHSFVPDEEVIGRETDKQAIIDLLLDFDVEDNVSFISIVGIGGLGKTTLAQYVFNDKKVQTNFELKIWVCVSDVFDIKTIVEMIIGSTTGRKPVNLDMDPLQNELRRTLNQKKYLLILDDVWNEDSENWHNLKRLLIGGAKGRINPGHY; encoded by the exons ATGGCCGATGCAATCCTCTATGGCGTTGTGCAGACGATCATTGAAAGCTTGGGCTCTTCCACTCTCAATCAGATTGGATCGATCTGGGGTGTCAACGCTGAGCtcgaaaaaatgaaaaaaactatttcCACCATTCAAGCTGTACTTGAGGATGCAGAGGAGCAGCAGGTCAATAACCACCAAGTCAAGGATTGGCTCATGAAGCTCAGAGATGCAGTTTTTGATGCGGATGACTTGTTGAGCGAGTTCTCCACTCATGTGTTGCAGCAAAAGGTGATGGATGGCGATAAAATTGTAAAGAAGGTACGCACTTTCTTTTCTAGTTCAAACCCAGTTGTTTTTAGTCTTGGGATGTCTTGCAAACTAAAGGCTATGAGGGAGAGGTTTAATGATATATCAAATGATAAGGACCAATTTCAGTTGAAGTTAGAGACACGAGTTGTGAGTAGGGGGAGGGATCAAACTCACTCTTTTGTACCTGATGAAGAAGTTATCGGGAGAGAAACGGATAAGCAAGCCATCATAGATCTGTTGTTGGACTTTGATGTGGAAGATAATGTTTCATTCATATCGATAGTGGGAATTGGTGGGCTAGGAAAAACCACACTGGCCCAATATGTATTCAATGATAAGAAGGTCCAAACTAATTTTGAATTGAAGATATGGGTGTGTGTCTCTGATGTCTTTGACATTAAAACAATTGTTGAAATGATAATTGGATCTACAACTGGTAGAAAACCCGTAAACCTAGACATGGATCCATTGCAAAATGAACTTCGTAGAACTCTCAACCAAAAGAAGTACTTACTTATATTGGATGATGTCTGGAATGAGGATAGTGAAAATTGGCATAATTTGAAAAGACTTTTGATCGGTGGTGCAAAGGGAA GGATCAATCCTGGTCATTATTGA
- the LOC115976764 gene encoding putative disease resistance protein RGA3 isoform X2, whose protein sequence is MPILKLSYDYLPSHLKCCFAYCSLFPKDYLIDKLTLIQLWISQGFIQSSEEGHELEHVANEYFMELLWRSFFQEAEEDGGENRRFKMHDLIHDLAQYVSEIDCTLVDSNAKNVKEKGHHLSFPFYNISFFEENLSKLVKANKIRTFMLAYKNRAYDQGRIEESTLEKLISSFRFLRALDLHSLNMKMLPDTIGTLMHLKYLDLSSNDIEVLPSSITKLVNLQTLKLCECEKLRELPVDIQKMVSLKHLDVSSNDIEVLPSSITKLVNLQTLKLCECEKLRELPVDIQKMVSLKHLDVSSNDIEVLPSSITKLVNLQTLKLCECEKLRELPVDIQKMVSLKHLDVSSNDIEVLPSSITKLVNLQTLKLCKCKKLRELPVDIQKLVSLKHLDLEDCKNLTHMPHGLGQLTSLQTLKLFVVGNGSSSGLVELNKLNDLRGNIEIINLAWVKDATSEFKVANLKEKEHLSGLRLFWNPEGDDGVDASDDENSVEGDDGVDASDDEFHSVEGDDGVDASDDENSMDSLQPHVHLKYLKVDGYMGVRVSSWLSFLTNLVDLYIDDCENCQYLPPLYQLPSLRELSLMNMDGLEYMTDGDMNDEISASLASPSTFFPSLQTLELIKCLNLKGWWRSVDKGNEATTTSTISSSSSTNHYHQHIPSFPGLSFLWLDNCPKMTCMPLFPNLEEKLILENSSLKALEETIEMNNRGGRASSFPSSSSSSSPSFSPPLSKLKELSLRKIQELESLPEEWFKNLTSLKTLHIWGCPNLTSLPEGISHLTSLRGLHIWGCPQLKQRCEEENGEDWDKISHIPHLDIR, encoded by the exons atGCCGATTTTAAAATTGAGTTACGATTATCTCCCATCAcatttaaaatgttgttttgcaTATTGTTCATTGTTTCCCAAAGATTATTTGATCGATAAGTTGACATTGATACAATTATGGATATCACAAGGTTTTATCCAATCATCTGAGGAGGGCCATGAACTAGAGCATGTTGCCAATGAGTACTTCATGGAGCTACTTTGGAGATCCTTCTTccaagaagcagaagaagatggaggcgAGAATAGAAGGTTTAAAATGCATGATTTAATCCATGATCTTGCACAATATGTATCAGAGATTGATTGTACATTGGTTGATTCCAATGcaaaaaatgtgaaagaaaaagGACACCATCTATCGTTtccattttacaatatttcatTCTTTGAGGAAAATTTAAGCAAGTTGGTTAAAGCAAACAAGATACGAACATTTATGTTGGCGTACAAAAATCGGGCCTATGATCAGGGAAGAATTGAAGAATCAACTCTCGAAAAACTTATTTCTAGTTTTAGATTCTTGCGTGCATTAGACCTACATAGTTTAAATATGAAGATGTTGCCAGATACCATAGGTACTTTGATGCATCTAAAGTACCTTGACCTTTCCTCTAATGATATTGAGGTTCTCCCTAGTTCTATTACAAAATTGGTGAATTTGCAAACATTAAAGCTCTGTGAGTGTGAAAAGCTTAGGGAGTTACCGGTAGATATTCAAAAAATGGTCAGCCTCAAGCACCTTGACGTTTCCTCTAATGATATTGAGGTTCTCCCTAGTTCTATTACAAAATTGGTGAATTTGCAAACATTAAAGCTCTGTGAGTGTGAAAAGCTTAGGGAGTTACCGGTAGATATTCAAAAAATGGTCAGCCTCAAGCACCTTGACGTTTCCTCTAATGATATTGAGGTTCTCCCTAGTTCTATTACAAAATTGGTGAATTTGCAAACATTAAAGCTCTGTGAGTGTGAAAAGCTTAGGGAGTTACCGGTAGATATTCAAAAAATGGTCAGCCTCAAGCACCTTGACGTTTCCTCTAATGATATTGAGGTTCTCCCTAGTTCTATTACAAAATTGGTGAATTTGCAAACATTAAAACTCTGTAAGTGTAAAAAGCTTAGGGAGTTACCGGTAGATATTCAAAAATTGGTCAGCCTCAAGCATCTTGACTTAGAAGATTGTAAGAATTTGACTCATATGCCACATGGATTAGGGCAATTGACTTCTCTTcaaacattaaaattatttgttgtGGGTAATGGTTCTTCCAGTGGACTAGTAGAATTAAACAAGCTAAACGACCTGAGAGGAAATATAGAGATTATAAATTTGGCATGGGTAAAAGATGCCACCTCAGAATTCAAGGTTGcaaatttgaaggagaaggaacaTCTCAGTGGATTGAGATTATTTTGGAATCCGGAGGGTGATGATGGTGTAGATGCTAGTGATGATGAAAATTCCGTGGAGGGTGATGATGGTGTAGATGCCAGTGATGATGAATTTCATTCCGTGGAGG GTGATGATGGTGTAGATGCCAGTGATGATGAAAATTCCATGGATAGCCTCCAACCACACGTgcatttaaaatatttgaaagtgGACGGGTACATGGGTGTGAGAGTTTCAAGTTGGCTTTCATTCTTAACAAATCTCGTTGATTTATATATAGACGATTGTGAGAATTGCCAATATTTGCCACCGTTGTATCAACTCCCATCTCTCCGAGAACTAAGTCTTATGAATATGGATGGTCTGGAGTACATGACAGACGGGGATATGAATGATGAGATATCTGCTTCACTGGCATCACCATCAACATTTTTCCCATCCCTTCAGACACTCGAACTCATTAAATGCCTCAATCTAAAGGGATGGTGGAGGAGTGTGGATAAGGGGAATGAGGCAACAACGACATCaacaatatcatcatcatcatcaactaaTCACTATCACCAACACATACCTTCCTTTCCGggtctttcttttttatggttGGATAATTGCCCTAAGATGACTTGCATGCCGCTATTTCCAAATCTAGAAGAAAAGCTTATTTTGGAGAATAGCAGTTTGAAGGCATTGGAAGAGACAATAGAGATGAATAATAGGGGAGGAAGGGCTTCTTCATTTCcgtcctcttcctcttcctcttccccCTCCTTCTCCCCTCCTCTCTCCAAATTAAAGGAATTGAGTTTGCGGAAGATACAGGAGTTGGAGTCTCTGCCAGAGGAGTGGTTTAAAAACCTAACTTCTCTTAAGACATTACACATTTGGGGGTGTCCCAATCTGACGTCACTTCCCGAAGGGATAAGTCACCTCACCTCTTTAAGGGGCCTGCATATTTGGGGCTGTCCCCAATTAAAGCAAAGATGCGAGGAGGAAAATGGAGAGGATTGGGATAAGATTTCTCACATCCCACATCTTGACATACGTTGA
- the LOC115976764 gene encoding putative disease resistance protein RGA3 isoform X3: MPILKLSYDYLPSHLKCCFAYCSLFPKDYLIDKLTLIQLWISQGFIQSSEEGHELEHVANEYFMELLWRSFFQEAEEDGGENRRFKMHDLIHDLAQYVSEIDCTLVDSNAKNVKEKGHHLSFPFYNISFFEENLSKLVKANKIRTFMLAYKNRAYDQGRIEESTLEKLISSFRFLRALDLHSLNMKMLPDTIGTLMHLKYLDLSSNDIEVLPSSITKLVNLQTLKLCECEKLRELPVDIQKMVSLKHLDVSSNDIEVLPSSITKLVNLQTLKLCECEKLRELPVDIQKMVSLKHLDVSSNDIEVLPSSITKLVNLQTLKLCECEKLRELPVDIQKMVSLKHLDVSSNDIEVLPSSITKLVNLQTLKLCKCKKLRELPVDIQKLVSLKHLDLEDCKNLTHMPHGLGQLTSLQTLKLFVVGNGSSSGLVELNKLNDLRGNIEIINLAWVKDATSEFKVANLKEKEHLSGLRLFWNPEGDDGVDASDDENSVEGDDGVDASDDEFHSVEGVDASDDENSMDSLQPHVHLKYLKVDGYMGVRVSSWLSFLTNLVDLYIDDCENCQYLPPLYQLPSLRELSLMNMDGLEYMTDGDMNDEISASLASPSTFFPSLQTLELIKCLNLKGWWRSVDKGNEATTTSTISSSSSTNHYHQHIPSFPGLSFLWLDNCPKMTCMPLFPNLEEKLILENSSLKALEETIEMNNRGGRASSFPSSSSSSSPSFSPPLSKLKELSLRKIQELESLPEEWFKNLTSLKTLHIWGCPNLTSLPEGISHLTSLRGLHIWGCPQLKQRCEEENGEDWDKISHIPHLDIR, encoded by the exons atGCCGATTTTAAAATTGAGTTACGATTATCTCCCATCAcatttaaaatgttgttttgcaTATTGTTCATTGTTTCCCAAAGATTATTTGATCGATAAGTTGACATTGATACAATTATGGATATCACAAGGTTTTATCCAATCATCTGAGGAGGGCCATGAACTAGAGCATGTTGCCAATGAGTACTTCATGGAGCTACTTTGGAGATCCTTCTTccaagaagcagaagaagatggaggcgAGAATAGAAGGTTTAAAATGCATGATTTAATCCATGATCTTGCACAATATGTATCAGAGATTGATTGTACATTGGTTGATTCCAATGcaaaaaatgtgaaagaaaaagGACACCATCTATCGTTtccattttacaatatttcatTCTTTGAGGAAAATTTAAGCAAGTTGGTTAAAGCAAACAAGATACGAACATTTATGTTGGCGTACAAAAATCGGGCCTATGATCAGGGAAGAATTGAAGAATCAACTCTCGAAAAACTTATTTCTAGTTTTAGATTCTTGCGTGCATTAGACCTACATAGTTTAAATATGAAGATGTTGCCAGATACCATAGGTACTTTGATGCATCTAAAGTACCTTGACCTTTCCTCTAATGATATTGAGGTTCTCCCTAGTTCTATTACAAAATTGGTGAATTTGCAAACATTAAAGCTCTGTGAGTGTGAAAAGCTTAGGGAGTTACCGGTAGATATTCAAAAAATGGTCAGCCTCAAGCACCTTGACGTTTCCTCTAATGATATTGAGGTTCTCCCTAGTTCTATTACAAAATTGGTGAATTTGCAAACATTAAAGCTCTGTGAGTGTGAAAAGCTTAGGGAGTTACCGGTAGATATTCAAAAAATGGTCAGCCTCAAGCACCTTGACGTTTCCTCTAATGATATTGAGGTTCTCCCTAGTTCTATTACAAAATTGGTGAATTTGCAAACATTAAAGCTCTGTGAGTGTGAAAAGCTTAGGGAGTTACCGGTAGATATTCAAAAAATGGTCAGCCTCAAGCACCTTGACGTTTCCTCTAATGATATTGAGGTTCTCCCTAGTTCTATTACAAAATTGGTGAATTTGCAAACATTAAAACTCTGTAAGTGTAAAAAGCTTAGGGAGTTACCGGTAGATATTCAAAAATTGGTCAGCCTCAAGCATCTTGACTTAGAAGATTGTAAGAATTTGACTCATATGCCACATGGATTAGGGCAATTGACTTCTCTTcaaacattaaaattatttgttgtGGGTAATGGTTCTTCCAGTGGACTAGTAGAATTAAACAAGCTAAACGACCTGAGAGGAAATATAGAGATTATAAATTTGGCATGGGTAAAAGATGCCACCTCAGAATTCAAGGTTGcaaatttgaaggagaaggaacaTCTCAGTGGATTGAGATTATTTTGGAATCCGGAGGGTGATGATGGTGTAGATGCTAGTGATGATGAAAATTCCGTGGAGGGTGATGATGGTGTAGATGCCAGTGATGATGAATTTCATTCCGTGGAGG GTGTAGATGCCAGTGATGATGAAAATTCCATGGATAGCCTCCAACCACACGTgcatttaaaatatttgaaagtgGACGGGTACATGGGTGTGAGAGTTTCAAGTTGGCTTTCATTCTTAACAAATCTCGTTGATTTATATATAGACGATTGTGAGAATTGCCAATATTTGCCACCGTTGTATCAACTCCCATCTCTCCGAGAACTAAGTCTTATGAATATGGATGGTCTGGAGTACATGACAGACGGGGATATGAATGATGAGATATCTGCTTCACTGGCATCACCATCAACATTTTTCCCATCCCTTCAGACACTCGAACTCATTAAATGCCTCAATCTAAAGGGATGGTGGAGGAGTGTGGATAAGGGGAATGAGGCAACAACGACATCaacaatatcatcatcatcatcaactaaTCACTATCACCAACACATACCTTCCTTTCCGggtctttcttttttatggttGGATAATTGCCCTAAGATGACTTGCATGCCGCTATTTCCAAATCTAGAAGAAAAGCTTATTTTGGAGAATAGCAGTTTGAAGGCATTGGAAGAGACAATAGAGATGAATAATAGGGGAGGAAGGGCTTCTTCATTTCcgtcctcttcctcttcctcttccccCTCCTTCTCCCCTCCTCTCTCCAAATTAAAGGAATTGAGTTTGCGGAAGATACAGGAGTTGGAGTCTCTGCCAGAGGAGTGGTTTAAAAACCTAACTTCTCTTAAGACATTACACATTTGGGGGTGTCCCAATCTGACGTCACTTCCCGAAGGGATAAGTCACCTCACCTCTTTAAGGGGCCTGCATATTTGGGGCTGTCCCCAATTAAAGCAAAGATGCGAGGAGGAAAATGGAGAGGATTGGGATAAGATTTCTCACATCCCACATCTTGACATACGTTGA
- the LOC115976764 gene encoding putative disease resistance protein RGA3 isoform X1, with amino-acid sequence MPILKLSYDYLPSHLKCCFAYCSLFPKDYLIDKLTLIQLWISQGFIQSSEEGHELEHVANEYFMELLWRSFFQEAEEDGGENRRFKMHDLIHDLAQYVSEIDCTLVDSNAKNVKEKGHHLSFPFYNISFFEENLSKLVKANKIRTFMLAYKNRAYDQGRIEESTLEKLISSFRFLRALDLHSLNMKMLPDTIGTLMHLKYLDLSSNDIEVLPSSITKLVNLQTLKLCECEKLRELPVDIQKMVSLKHLDVSSNDIEVLPSSITKLVNLQTLKLCECEKLRELPVDIQKMVSLKHLDVSSNDIEVLPSSITKLVNLQTLKLCECEKLRELPVDIQKMVSLKHLDVSSNDIEVLPSSITKLVNLQTLKLCKCKKLRELPVDIQKLVSLKHLDLEDCKNLTHMPHGLGQLTSLQTLKLFVVGNGSSSGLVELNKLNDLRGNIEIINLAWVKDATSEFKVANLKEKEHLSGLRLFWNPEGDDGVDASDDENSVEGDDGVDASDDEFHSVEGDDASDDENSMEGDDGVDASDDENSMDSLQPHVHLKYLKVDGYMGVRVSSWLSFLTNLVDLYIDDCENCQYLPPLYQLPSLRELSLMNMDGLEYMTDGDMNDEISASLASPSTFFPSLQTLELIKCLNLKGWWRSVDKGNEATTTSTISSSSSTNHYHQHIPSFPGLSFLWLDNCPKMTCMPLFPNLEEKLILENSSLKALEETIEMNNRGGRASSFPSSSSSSSPSFSPPLSKLKELSLRKIQELESLPEEWFKNLTSLKTLHIWGCPNLTSLPEGISHLTSLRGLHIWGCPQLKQRCEEENGEDWDKISHIPHLDIR; translated from the coding sequence atGCCGATTTTAAAATTGAGTTACGATTATCTCCCATCAcatttaaaatgttgttttgcaTATTGTTCATTGTTTCCCAAAGATTATTTGATCGATAAGTTGACATTGATACAATTATGGATATCACAAGGTTTTATCCAATCATCTGAGGAGGGCCATGAACTAGAGCATGTTGCCAATGAGTACTTCATGGAGCTACTTTGGAGATCCTTCTTccaagaagcagaagaagatggaggcgAGAATAGAAGGTTTAAAATGCATGATTTAATCCATGATCTTGCACAATATGTATCAGAGATTGATTGTACATTGGTTGATTCCAATGcaaaaaatgtgaaagaaaaagGACACCATCTATCGTTtccattttacaatatttcatTCTTTGAGGAAAATTTAAGCAAGTTGGTTAAAGCAAACAAGATACGAACATTTATGTTGGCGTACAAAAATCGGGCCTATGATCAGGGAAGAATTGAAGAATCAACTCTCGAAAAACTTATTTCTAGTTTTAGATTCTTGCGTGCATTAGACCTACATAGTTTAAATATGAAGATGTTGCCAGATACCATAGGTACTTTGATGCATCTAAAGTACCTTGACCTTTCCTCTAATGATATTGAGGTTCTCCCTAGTTCTATTACAAAATTGGTGAATTTGCAAACATTAAAGCTCTGTGAGTGTGAAAAGCTTAGGGAGTTACCGGTAGATATTCAAAAAATGGTCAGCCTCAAGCACCTTGACGTTTCCTCTAATGATATTGAGGTTCTCCCTAGTTCTATTACAAAATTGGTGAATTTGCAAACATTAAAGCTCTGTGAGTGTGAAAAGCTTAGGGAGTTACCGGTAGATATTCAAAAAATGGTCAGCCTCAAGCACCTTGACGTTTCCTCTAATGATATTGAGGTTCTCCCTAGTTCTATTACAAAATTGGTGAATTTGCAAACATTAAAGCTCTGTGAGTGTGAAAAGCTTAGGGAGTTACCGGTAGATATTCAAAAAATGGTCAGCCTCAAGCACCTTGACGTTTCCTCTAATGATATTGAGGTTCTCCCTAGTTCTATTACAAAATTGGTGAATTTGCAAACATTAAAACTCTGTAAGTGTAAAAAGCTTAGGGAGTTACCGGTAGATATTCAAAAATTGGTCAGCCTCAAGCATCTTGACTTAGAAGATTGTAAGAATTTGACTCATATGCCACATGGATTAGGGCAATTGACTTCTCTTcaaacattaaaattatttgttgtGGGTAATGGTTCTTCCAGTGGACTAGTAGAATTAAACAAGCTAAACGACCTGAGAGGAAATATAGAGATTATAAATTTGGCATGGGTAAAAGATGCCACCTCAGAATTCAAGGTTGcaaatttgaaggagaaggaacaTCTCAGTGGATTGAGATTATTTTGGAATCCGGAGGGTGATGATGGTGTAGATGCTAGTGATGATGAAAATTCCGTGGAGGGTGATGATGGTGTAGATGCCAGTGATGATGAATTTCATTCCGTGGAGGGTGATGATGCCAGTGATGATGAAAATTCCATGGAGGGTGATGATGGTGTAGATGCCAGTGATGATGAAAATTCCATGGATAGCCTCCAACCACACGTgcatttaaaatatttgaaagtgGACGGGTACATGGGTGTGAGAGTTTCAAGTTGGCTTTCATTCTTAACAAATCTCGTTGATTTATATATAGACGATTGTGAGAATTGCCAATATTTGCCACCGTTGTATCAACTCCCATCTCTCCGAGAACTAAGTCTTATGAATATGGATGGTCTGGAGTACATGACAGACGGGGATATGAATGATGAGATATCTGCTTCACTGGCATCACCATCAACATTTTTCCCATCCCTTCAGACACTCGAACTCATTAAATGCCTCAATCTAAAGGGATGGTGGAGGAGTGTGGATAAGGGGAATGAGGCAACAACGACATCaacaatatcatcatcatcatcaactaaTCACTATCACCAACACATACCTTCCTTTCCGggtctttcttttttatggttGGATAATTGCCCTAAGATGACTTGCATGCCGCTATTTCCAAATCTAGAAGAAAAGCTTATTTTGGAGAATAGCAGTTTGAAGGCATTGGAAGAGACAATAGAGATGAATAATAGGGGAGGAAGGGCTTCTTCATTTCcgtcctcttcctcttcctcttccccCTCCTTCTCCCCTCCTCTCTCCAAATTAAAGGAATTGAGTTTGCGGAAGATACAGGAGTTGGAGTCTCTGCCAGAGGAGTGGTTTAAAAACCTAACTTCTCTTAAGACATTACACATTTGGGGGTGTCCCAATCTGACGTCACTTCCCGAAGGGATAAGTCACCTCACCTCTTTAAGGGGCCTGCATATTTGGGGCTGTCCCCAATTAAAGCAAAGATGCGAGGAGGAAAATGGAGAGGATTGGGATAAGATTTCTCACATCCCACATCTTGACATACGTTGA